The sequence ATCCACCATTATAGATATAATAACATAACTCATAGAAAATACTCACCAAGCGATGAAGAAATCAATGAACATAAAAAACTATTAAATAAAATTCATAATCCGCTTTGGAAAAAATTATAAAATAAATATATAAAAACAATAAATATAAATAAGTGATGTTAAGTTCTATAAAATTACTATCTAGTATAGCAATAATGCTATCATCTATTTTTCTAAGTTACTGTTTTTTTACTAAAAAGGGAATTTTTGCTCCTAATCCTATTGTTGTTAGAAATTTAGAAATAAAAATAGGAGGAAATTTTTCTCTAATTAATCAAGATGGGCAAATTATACATAGTAATAACTTTAAAGATAAATATATGATAATTTTCTTCGGATTCTCTTCTTGTAAAAAAATTTGTCCTATGAATCTTGGAATAATTTCAGAATTGCTTTCAAAACTAGACGAAAAAACTAATAATAAATTACAAGCATTTTTTATAACAGTTGATCCTGAACGTGATAATGTAAAGAAACTCAAAGAGTTTCATCAACAATTTGATCACAGAATACAAATGTTAACAGGTGAAAAAGAAAAAATAAGTCAAGTAATTGCAGATTATAAAGTATATTCCAGCAAAATCGTTGAAGAAGATGAAATTAATCACTCTTCAATAATATACCTCATTGGACCTAAGGGAAAATATATCACGCATTTTATAGCTGATCTAAATTCAGACGAAAGTCAATCAGACAAGATTAAAAATGAAATAAAAAAATATATAAACGAAAAATCATAAACTCGTTACAGTTTTCCATACTAAAAATTACCACTTTGATAAGTTTTACACATTCTGTGTTCAAATAATTCAGAAATCAATTCACATAAGAAATCTACTTTTAAATAAAATAAAAAATACAACTACTACTAAATAGTAATATTTTTAGTTTCATTCATTTTTTTATTTAAAATAAACTTTATTAAAAATTGTTTTACACATATACATTAATCCATATTTTATTTCCTTTTGAAAAGGAAATAAAATTACAAACCCTTAGTGTACAAAATTTCTATATTGTGACAACATTTTATTCGATAGTAAATAAATCACTGAATCTCAAAATATACATCACACCACTTTTTATATATTTTATAATTAATTATTTTAATAAATCCGATTTTCTAATACTAGAAATAGCCCAATTCCATAATCAACTATCCACCAGAATCTACATTTATAAACATAAAAAATACAAAATACCTACTGTCCTACCACTAACTTTTAAAAATTTAAATACTTTTCTTCATCTAAAATTTTTGATAATTTTATCTAATAAAATTAAATAAACACCAATAAATCTTCATAATAAAAAAGCTATAGTAAATACCGAACAAATAATAGAAATTAGTAAAAATCTCACAACTATTTTAATTTCAGACCACCCACTTTTTTCAAAATGATGATGTATTGGAGTCATAAGAAAAATCCTTATCCCATTTCCATATTTAAGCCTTGTATATCTAAAATATAATACCTGAATAATCACAGATAAAGTTTCTATTACAAAAATTATCCCAATAATTGCAAAAAGCATTTCTCTTTTAATAAAAACGCTAACTAGTCCTAAAGCCGCGCCAATTGATAAACTTCCAACATCACCCATAAAAACTCTCGCAGGATATATATTAAACCATAGAAAACTTAAAAGTGCTCCCACAAGCGCAATACAGAACAGAACGATATCCATATCATTCACTCCTTGAGTAAGGTGTGCAATTAGTCCTAAAAAAATAAAAGAATTAATAACTTGAGTTGCTGCAAGACCATCTAAACCATCTGTAATATTTACAGCATTAGAAGAACTAACAATTACAAGCACAATAAATGGAATATATAAATGACCAAAATAAATTACTATTTCTTTAATAAAAAACGTCTCTTCTGTAATCCTTTTGGGAAAATACAACTTAAACATTAATATACCGATTAATGTAATAATAACTTGAGCAAGTATTTTAATTTTTACTCTTAAACCCAAGTAGCTATTTGCCTTTAATTTTAAAAAATCATCAATAAACCCAATTATAGCAAAAGACAAAGTTACAAATATAAGTAATAAAATCTCCGCAGTTAATTGAATCCACAATAAAATTGACAATAAGGAAGAAACTAATATTACTATCCCACCCATAGTAGGAACGTGTTTTTTTTTTATTAAATGACTTTCTGGTCCAAATAATCTAATTGGCTGCCCGTCTTTACATATTTTCTTGAAGAATTTTACAAAAAAGTAAAAAAGAACAAATCCAGAAATAAATGAAGTACAAAATACTTTTATATATAAAAAATTACCTATCATTTAATTTTAAATAATGTTAAGCATAAATTAATATTTCACATTTTTATAAATAACTTAAATATTTAAAACCCACCATTATCTCTTAACTCTACTAAAAATTTAAATAATAAA comes from Wolbachia endosymbiont of Menacanthus eurysternus and encodes:
- the mraY gene encoding phospho-N-acetylmuramoyl-pentapeptide-transferase; its protein translation is MIGNFLYIKVFCTSFISGFVLFYFFVKFFKKICKDGQPIRLFGPESHLIKKKHVPTMGGIVILVSSLLSILLWIQLTAEILLLIFVTLSFAIIGFIDDFLKLKANSYLGLRVKIKILAQVIITLIGILMFKLYFPKRITEETFFIKEIVIYFGHLYIPFIVLVIVSSSNAVNITDGLDGLAATQVINSFIFLGLIAHLTQGVNDMDIVLFCIALVGALLSFLWFNIYPARVFMGDVGSLSIGAALGLVSVFIKREMLFAIIGIIFVIETLSVIIQVLYFRYTRLKYGNGIRIFLMTPIHHHFEKSGWSEIKIVVRFLLISIICSVFTIAFLL
- a CDS encoding SCO family protein, coding for MLSSIKLLSSIAIMLSSIFLSYCFFTKKGIFAPNPIVVRNLEIKIGGNFSLINQDGQIIHSNNFKDKYMIIFFGFSSCKKICPMNLGIISELLSKLDEKTNNKLQAFFITVDPERDNVKKLKEFHQQFDHRIQMLTGEKEKISQVIADYKVYSSKIVEEDEINHSSIIYLIGPKGKYITHFIADLNSDESQSDKIKNEIKKYINEKS